Sequence from the Acidobacteriota bacterium genome:
GCGAACAGAAAAAGGCGATCAAACTCAAACCACGGTCCGCGTCCGGCACCGTGCCGGTTCAGATCATCCGACAAACCCTTCAGCTTGATCCGGAAGTGTTTGAGCACCCACGGGTTTTGGCACGGTTTCTCTGTGGAATTTCCTCGCCGCGATTGACGCAGAAAAAACTGACCAAACACGAGAATTTCGGTTTATTTGCGGAGTTCGATTTCCACAAAGTCCTGGCTCAGTGTGAAAGCATGGTTGGTGTGCGATAGCATTTTATAACTTTTCAGATAAATATTTCCTGGGAGCGCGGGCGTCCCGCCCGCACAAAATCTATTGATAACAAACCAGTTGCGGGCGGGACGCCCGCGCTCCCAATTAGAATTCTTTTTCTGAAATACTATAACTGTCATTCGTCAGCCAAATTTGGATTTCGGAGGCATTCGGTGTGATTGCATTAACCCAGGGAGGTAATTTTCTTTTGGAACTGTCTGACGAGCGTTCGCCAGTCGTCATGATTGGAATAACCTGGCACCCTTCAACGGTTGGTCGGGTGCCGGTTGAACTCGACGTCAGTTGTTTTTTGCTCAAGCCAGATGGAAAAGTCCGCTCCGACGCCGATTTCATTTTCTATAACCAGAACAAAGATCTGGCTAAGTCAGTTTTTTTACTGACTGAAGGTGATTCCGCTCTCCCCAGGGGGGCTGCCGTTGGATTCCGTGCCATGCTGAACAAAATTCCCGCTTCGATTACAAAGTTGGCATTTTGCCTGACGATTTACGAAGCGGGGGCTCGCCGGCAATCTTTTGGTCAGGTGAAAGGGATTCGCATTTTTTTGACCAATCAGGCTGGAACGCTGCTCGGTCAGTATGAATTGTCCAATCATCTCACGAGTGAAACGGCGGTTATCCTCGGCGAACTGTATCGGTACAAAGACCAGTGGAAATTTCGGGCCGTCGGTCAGGGGTACACGGGCGGACTGGCTGCCCTGGCGACCGGGTTCGGGGTTGAACTTGACGCGCCGACACACCCGACTCCGGTAGTCACTCCACCGCGTTCAAATCAACCAGCGATGGTTCGACAAATCCCGGCTGTCCAAATTCCAACGCCTCCGGCGCCGCAGCCACAGACCTTTCCGGATGGATTTTGCCAGCGGTGCGGAAAAGAAGCCGGGATCATTGGCAAACTTTTTGGCTACAATGCCCAAACAAAGCGCTGTAAAGCCTGTGACAAAGAGTACCAGAAAGAACTCAATGTTTTCCGACAGTATTTTATCCAGTATTGTGCCGATGGAATTCTGACTCAGGACGAATGGGCCAGTCTGCAGCGGATAGCAACTGATCGGCGACTCAAGTGGGACGAGGCTCTGGGGTATGTTCAGGCGGATTCAGTCCTCTTTTTAGAAAGAACCCTTACCTTTGCGGCGTCAGATGGAATTATTACTGATGAGGAATACACCGGGATCCATCAACTTCAGAAGAAATTGAACATTCCGCTGGTTCATGCGAAGCCAATTTTTGACCGGCTTGATTATTTGAAGCGGATTTCAGACATCCGGCACGGCAAGCTTTCGGCCTGTACCACCAACGCGCACCTTGAGTCAGGTGAAGTTTGCTACCTGGAAACCAGTGCGGTGTATCACAAAATCACGACTCGAACGACTGAGCACATTCCAGGGACCTTTGTCGCGACAAACAAAATTCTTCGGTTTCTCTCGCCCAAAGGCGGCTGGACGATACAATGGAAAAATGTAATGCGGACATCACACGGCAATCAATGTGTGTGCCTTGAACTTTCAACCAAGAAGGGAAATGGTCATTACCAGGTCGGAGATTGTTTGTATGTCGAAGCCGTCATCGCGGCCTTGACCAAAATTTCCAAACGCCAGCTTCTGGTCCCGCAAAGCGAAGATGTGAGCCGACATATTCCACAAGATGTCAAAACGGCTGTCTGGCAACGAGATAAGGGAAAGTGTGTGCAATGTGCGTCAGCCTCGTATCTTGAATTTGACCACATCATTCCATTCAGCCTGGGCGGTGCCAGCACGCTCAACAATATTCAGCTTTTGTGTCGCAGATGTAACCTGGCCAAAGGGAATCGGCTTTAAGTTTGAACGCAGGGAATGAGTCAGGTTGAGTTCAAGATTGGGTTTCGGCTCAAGTTTTAAGTACTTTACCGAAGATTCCAAGACATTTTAACCACGAAAAACACGAAAAACACGAAAAGAATCAAATACTTACCAAATTCAATATCTCAGGAAACTTACGACAGAGTACTTATACCATTTTGGAATGAAACCATCGTATCAGAGAACAGTTAAATTATTTGATCAAATAGAGTTAGTGGACTACTGACAACGATCTACTGACTACAAACTGGTATTAGGATTTGCTGAGGGTGATTTCAATTACCACTGGCATTGATGGATCGGCGGTGGTGAAAAGCTGGGTGATGGGTTTGCTGGCCAGCATTCCTGGTTCTTTGTGAGCTTTTGATTGATGCCTTTCCACAAAGGTCACCAGTTCGCGTTGCTGTTCGGGTGAGAGCAGAGTTCCTGGAGGCAACTTCAAAAATGAAGGCTCGGTCAATTCAACCGGCGAGAAAATAATGGTGAAGGTCGTGGTGGCGGCTTTGCCGTCCAGTCCGATTGATGCTCCTTGTGGGAAGACAAATTCTTCGTGCGCTTTGACCTGGTTTGATGTCGCCAGGTCTGATTGGACATCGGTCAGAAATGCCGTGGGAACATTGTTTGACGGTGCAATCAAATACATCCACCCATCCGTTTCCGGCACAACGTGAAACACCACGTCCCGATTGGCTGGAATCGGTGAGTGTGGATCGATCCACTCTCCGGCAGTCAAAACCCCGGTTGACGAAACCGCTTCAACTCCAATTGACAGAATCTGTTGCCGTGCCGCCGGACGCGGGGAAACTGGACCCTGAACTTGAACCGCCGGCTGAGCCCAATTCCACGCCAAAAGAAGACCACCGGCGAAAATGATTCCCATCAGGCTGCTCCACAAAAGCCAGCGTGATCCTACGGAGTCGGAGTTGATCGGTGTCGGAACGGGTTCGATTTCCAGAGTTGGAGATTGCCGGCTGGCTTGCAGATGAGCGTCAATCGCATTTGAAAATTCGGCGCCGAACTGTTCAGCGCTGGGATAACGGTGCTCCGGTTGGAACGCCAGCGCTTTGGTCAAAATCGGAATGACCTCAGGTGGAACTTGTTCACGGTTGAGTTGGAAATATTCGGCTGGTCCAAGCTCTTGAAACTGAAGCATTTGGTGAATCGCCTGGACCAGTTTTTCAGCCGTCGGCAGGTATGGGCGGGTCCCGGTCAGTAATTCACAGGCAATAATCGCCAGGGCAAAAACGTCGGTTTGTGCCGAACAGGGAGACCCATCGAGTTGTTCGGGCGCCATATATGGCATCGTGCCGAAAAACATACCCTCCAGCGTAGGCCGGTCAGATTCGGTGCGTGAAACCTTGGCGATTCCAAAATCAATCAGCTTGGCGTTGGGGAATGCTTCGCCAAGATCTTC
This genomic interval carries:
- a CDS encoding TerD family protein translates to MIALTQGGNFLLELSDERSPVVMIGITWHPSTVGRVPVELDVSCFLLKPDGKVRSDADFIFYNQNKDLAKSVFLLTEGDSALPRGAAVGFRAMLNKIPASITKLAFCLTIYEAGARRQSFGQVKGIRIFLTNQAGTLLGQYELSNHLTSETAVILGELYRYKDQWKFRAVGQGYTGGLAALATGFGVELDAPTHPTPVVTPPRSNQPAMVRQIPAVQIPTPPAPQPQTFPDGFCQRCGKEAGIIGKLFGYNAQTKRCKACDKEYQKELNVFRQYFIQYCADGILTQDEWASLQRIATDRRLKWDEALGYVQADSVLFLERTLTFAASDGIITDEEYTGIHQLQKKLNIPLVHAKPIFDRLDYLKRISDIRHGKLSACTTNAHLESGEVCYLETSAVYHKITTRTTEHIPGTFVATNKILRFLSPKGGWTIQWKNVMRTSHGNQCVCLELSTKKGNGHYQVGDCLYVEAVIAALTKISKRQLLVPQSEDVSRHIPQDVKTAVWQRDKGKCVQCASASYLEFDHIIPFSLGGASTLNNIQLLCRRCNLAKGNRL
- a CDS encoding serine/threonine protein kinase; this translates as MTPEQYQRVSEIFGDLIECAPEHRVTLLDRLCLGDQEIRSEVESLLGIYPKAEGFIEKPLLVNPEFKELLPSASEFVVTQTYQDTASSSGQSQILSINNRYTIERELGRGGNGIVYLARDQQLHGRPVVVKVMLEKHAGESWATQMFQRESEALARISHPGVVTVLDRGTLTTGQPFFVMEFVKGQTLRACLKPGPHSLQWIGHLVLHIGKALQAAHREGVFHRDLKPENIMLEDLGEAFPNAKLIDFGIAKVSRTESDRPTLEGMFFGTMPYMAPEQLDGSPCSAQTDVFALAIIACELLTGTRPYLPTAEKLVQAIHQMLQFQELGPAEYFQLNREQVPPEVIPILTKALAFQPEHRYPSAEQFGAEFSNAIDAHLQASRQSPTLEIEPVPTPINSDSVGSRWLLWSSLMGIIFAGGLLLAWNWAQPAVQVQGPVSPRPAARQQILSIGVEAVSSTGVLTAGEWIDPHSPIPANRDVVFHVVPETDGWMYLIAPSNNVPTAFLTDVQSDLATSNQVKAHEEFVFPQGASIGLDGKAATTTFTIIFSPVELTEPSFLKLPPGTLLSPEQQRELVTFVERHQSKAHKEPGMLASKPITQLFTTADPSMPVVIEITLSKS